The following are encoded in a window of Candidatus Methanoperedens sp. genomic DNA:
- a CDS encoding 30S ribosomal protein S28e, with the protein MADEETGYPAEVIEVIGKTGMHGEAMQIQCRILDGRDKGRIITRNVIGPVKNGDILMLLETSREAKKLMSR; encoded by the coding sequence ATGGCAGATGAAGAAACAGGCTATCCTGCTGAAGTAATAGAAGTTATCGGCAAGACAGGAATGCATGGTGAAGCAATGCAGATACAGTGCAGGATACTCGACGGAAGGGATAAGGGAAGGATAATCACACGAAATGTGATAGGGCCCGTAAAAAATGGCGATATCCTGATGTTGCTTGAGACCTCCAGAGAAGCAAAGAAATTAATGTCAAGGTGA
- a CDS encoding 50S ribosomal protein L24e produces the protein MERRKCSFCGDGIEPGTGKLYAKKDGTVFYFCSSKCQGNSNLGRLPRKVRWTEAGRKARGKTAK, from the coding sequence ATGGAAAGAAGGAAATGCTCGTTCTGTGGGGATGGTATAGAACCCGGAACAGGCAAACTCTATGCTAAGAAAGATGGGACTGTGTTCTATTTCTGTTCATCCAAATGCCAGGGAAATTCTAACCTTGGCAGATTACCGCGTAAGGTAAGATGGACCGAGGCGGGACGCAAGGCCCGCGGTAAAACCGCTAAGTAA
- the rpl7ae gene encoding 50S ribosomal protein L7Ae: MAQTYIKFEVPADLANKALEALEMARDTGKIKKGTNETTKAIERGIAKLVLIGEDVNPPEIVTHIPALCDEKNTPYIFVKKQVELGAASGLSVGSGAAAIIEPGKGKELVDEVAQKVQALKK; the protein is encoded by the coding sequence ATGGCACAAACGTATATTAAGTTTGAAGTACCCGCAGATTTAGCCAATAAAGCATTAGAAGCGTTGGAGATGGCACGGGATACTGGAAAGATAAAGAAAGGAACGAACGAAACCACAAAAGCTATTGAACGTGGTATTGCAAAACTCGTTTTGATCGGTGAGGATGTCAACCCACCAGAGATTGTCACTCATATACCTGCTCTTTGCGATGAGAAGAATACGCCATACATCTTTGTCAAGAAACAGGTAGAATTGGGCGCAGCCTCCGGATTGAGCGTGGGAAGCGGTGCAGCCGCAATAATTGAGCCCGGAAAAGGGAAGGAACTGGTCGACGAAGTGGCACAGAAAGTCCAGGCATTGAAGAAGTGA
- a CDS encoding phosphoribosylanthranilate isomerase, which produces MRVKICGIKTERDLAIAVNAGADAVGFITEVPVDSPRKISLADASRLISKVPLFITPVLVIMPENAEQAVSMVHAAKPGAVQIHNALPLPELKKIRETGVKLIKTIPVSLDADPKLLMDLVAELKGTADAVLLDTMQDGRSGGTGLPHDWKISSEVILRAGIPVILAGGLNPQNVKAAVRNARPYAVDTASGVETDGRKDEKKVVDFISNARMA; this is translated from the coding sequence ATGAGAGTAAAAATATGCGGGATTAAAACTGAGCGGGACCTTGCGATTGCAGTGAACGCGGGGGCTGATGCAGTTGGCTTCATCACAGAAGTGCCTGTGGATTCACCAAGGAAAATAAGTCTGGCCGATGCATCAAGATTGATCTCAAAGGTGCCGCTGTTTATAACCCCCGTGCTTGTCATAATGCCGGAAAATGCAGAGCAGGCAGTCAGCATGGTCCATGCAGCTAAACCCGGTGCTGTTCAAATACATAATGCGCTTCCGCTGCCTGAACTTAAGAAAATAAGGGAAACTGGCGTAAAGCTCATCAAGACGATTCCCGTATCTCTTGATGCAGACCCGAAATTGCTCATGGATCTAGTGGCAGAACTCAAAGGGACAGCCGACGCGGTACTTCTCGATACAATGCAGGATGGGAGATCCGGTGGAACGGGATTGCCACATGACTGGAAGATAAGTTCCGAAGTGATCCTTCGCGCGGGAATACCCGTGATACTGGCAGGCGGGCTGAACCCTCAGAATGTGAAAGCTGCGGTCAGGAATGCGCGACCTTATGCCGTAGATACGGCTTCGGGCGTTGAGACGGATGGCAGAAAGGATGAGAAAAAAGTCGTTGATTTCATCAGCAATGCGAGGATGGCATGA
- the infB gene encoding translation initiation factor IF-2 codes for MAQNLRTPIVCVMGHVDHGKTSLLDRIRGTTIAEREAGLITQHIGATEVPLEVIRRVCGPIFKGETKVPGLLFIDTPGHRAFTTLRARGGALADLAVLVVDINEGFQPQTLEAVEILKRFKTPFVVAANKIDKISGWNTQPGQPFIVSYPNQAEHVKTALDKKIYIIIGKLYEMGFSSDRYDRVRDFQRNIGVIPLSAKTGEGIPDLLMVLMGLGLKFLEKDLEYRAVGPGIGTVLEVKEEVGLGTTLDVILYDGEMDVGDTIVVGSLGAPIVTKIRALLKPRPLSEMRAEEKFKQVKKVVAASGIKIAAPGLEGALAGSQIRVALGNIDEIGAQIKSEIDAVRIETEANGILIKADTLGSLEALVNELKKENIPIRRADIGDISKRDVAEAKTVKDPLFSVLVGFDVDVLPDAKEELAISDVKLFINDVIYRLIEDYKKWVTEQKQLIEKKRYETIIKAGRFMILPDCTFRQSKPAVVGVRVMGGVIKTNLEVMKDDGMIVGKIKGIQEHNENISEAVAGKEVAVAIEGPTVGRQIKEGEILYIDVPEKHAKIVEQELFEAMKVEDKEALMAFMEIKRRGKPFWGK; via the coding sequence ATGGCTCAGAATCTGCGCACCCCAATCGTATGTGTGATGGGGCATGTGGACCACGGCAAGACCTCTCTGCTTGACAGGATAAGGGGTACCACAATCGCAGAACGGGAAGCGGGTCTGATCACGCAGCATATCGGAGCGACTGAAGTCCCGCTTGAAGTAATAAGAAGAGTATGCGGACCGATTTTTAAAGGGGAAACCAAAGTACCAGGACTGCTGTTCATCGATACGCCGGGGCACAGGGCGTTCACAACGCTGAGGGCAAGAGGGGGCGCACTGGCAGACCTTGCTGTGCTTGTTGTTGATATAAACGAAGGATTCCAGCCCCAGACATTAGAAGCTGTTGAAATTCTCAAGAGATTCAAAACACCGTTCGTGGTCGCTGCAAACAAGATAGACAAAATCTCAGGATGGAATACGCAACCAGGGCAGCCCTTCATAGTATCTTACCCAAATCAGGCAGAGCATGTGAAAACAGCGCTGGATAAAAAAATATACATAATAATTGGCAAACTCTATGAAATGGGATTCAGTTCCGACAGGTATGACAGGGTTCGGGATTTCCAGCGGAACATAGGTGTGATCCCGCTAAGCGCAAAGACGGGTGAGGGGATACCCGACCTGCTCATGGTATTGATGGGGCTTGGCCTGAAGTTCCTTGAGAAAGACCTGGAATACAGAGCCGTAGGGCCCGGGATCGGCACAGTCCTTGAAGTGAAAGAGGAAGTGGGCCTTGGCACAACTCTGGATGTTATATTGTACGACGGGGAGATGGATGTTGGTGACACGATCGTGGTGGGAAGTCTCGGTGCGCCCATCGTGACCAAGATCAGGGCTCTTTTAAAACCACGACCTCTTTCTGAAATGCGCGCCGAAGAGAAATTCAAGCAGGTGAAGAAAGTAGTGGCTGCATCGGGTATCAAGATCGCAGCGCCTGGCCTTGAAGGTGCGCTCGCAGGCTCACAGATAAGGGTTGCTCTGGGGAACATCGATGAAATAGGTGCGCAGATAAAATCTGAAATAGATGCTGTCAGGATCGAGACCGAAGCTAACGGGATTCTTATAAAAGCCGATACCCTCGGTTCACTTGAGGCACTGGTGAACGAGTTAAAGAAAGAAAATATCCCGATACGAAGGGCAGATATTGGTGATATATCCAAGCGAGATGTTGCCGAAGCCAAGACTGTGAAAGATCCGCTTTTTTCTGTCCTGGTGGGATTTGATGTGGATGTTTTGCCAGATGCCAAAGAAGAACTTGCGATCTCAGATGTCAAGTTATTCATAAACGATGTCATCTACCGGCTTATCGAAGATTATAAGAAATGGGTTACAGAACAGAAACAACTCATCGAGAAAAAACGTTACGAGACCATTATCAAGGCTGGACGATTTATGATATTGCCGGATTGTACATTCAGGCAGAGTAAACCTGCTGTCGTAGGTGTGCGTGTCATGGGGGGCGTAATTAAAACCAATCTTGAAGTGATGAAGGATGACGGCATGATAGTAGGGAAGATCAAAGGGATCCAGGAACACAATGAGAACATAAGCGAGGCTGTCGCAGGGAAGGAGGTGGCCGTGGCGATAGAGGGACCGACGGTGGGCCGACAGATAAAAGAGGGGGAGATCCTTTATATCGATGTGCCTGAGAAACATGCGAAAATCGTGGAACAGGAACTCTTTGAGGCCATGAAGGTCGAGGATAAGGAAGCTCTCATGGCGTTCATGGAAATAAAGCGCAGGGGAAAGCCGTTCTGGGGAAAATAG
- the ndk gene encoding nucleoside-diphosphate kinase: protein MERTYVMVKPDGVQRGLVGEVIGRIEKRGLKIVALRMNSISIESAKKHYAEHSQKPFFKSLIDFITSGPSVSMVVEGRNAVSVMRSINGATNPLNAVTGTIRGDLALDTGRNVVHASDSPESAEREISIHFRESEIAGYSRIDETWIYE from the coding sequence TTGGAGCGCACCTATGTTATGGTCAAGCCCGACGGCGTACAGCGAGGGCTTGTGGGTGAAGTAATAGGCCGGATCGAGAAAAGAGGACTTAAAATAGTCGCTTTGAGGATGAATTCGATTTCGATCGAATCAGCAAAGAAACATTATGCTGAGCATTCCCAGAAACCTTTTTTTAAGTCTCTGATCGATTTCATAACATCAGGTCCCTCTGTCTCAATGGTGGTTGAGGGAAGAAATGCAGTCTCTGTTATGCGCTCTATAAACGGAGCTACAAATCCACTGAATGCGGTAACAGGAACAATCAGGGGAGATCTTGCCCTTGATACCGGACGCAATGTTGTACATGCCAGTGATTCACCGGAATCCGCAGAAAGGGAGATTAGTATTCATTTCAGGGAATCAGAGATAGCGGGATACTCGCGTATCGATGAAACCTGGATATACGAATAA
- the trpD gene encoding anthranilate phosphoribosyltransferase, translated as MKQYIQKLVQKQNLTTEEAQLAVSKIFTEATDAQIAAFLTALKMKGETPAEIAGLALGMKKAANMINPKVKGILVDTCGTGGDSTGTINVSTGAAIVAAACGVPVAKHGNYSITSKSGSADVLKELGVKIDLPPQEVQKTIEKVGIGFMLAPVFHPSMKRVAQIRRDLGFRTVFNILGPLTNPANAKAQVIGVFDKSLCEPVANVLGILGTERALVVHGSGMDEISNTGETQIVELNGGRLTKFIVTPEKLGIRRASGSEIAGGTPEENAKDIVEVLKGKKGPKRDIIAINAGAALLVSGKAETLASGIALANQAIDSGKALEKLKDFVNAAGDPEKLARFL; from the coding sequence ATGAAACAATATATCCAGAAACTCGTCCAGAAGCAGAACCTGACGACAGAAGAAGCACAGCTTGCGGTGTCAAAGATATTTACAGAGGCCACAGATGCACAGATAGCGGCATTCTTAACTGCGCTGAAGATGAAAGGGGAGACACCTGCGGAAATCGCGGGGCTTGCTCTCGGTATGAAGAAAGCTGCCAACATGATAAACCCGAAAGTTAAGGGCATTCTCGTGGATACCTGCGGCACAGGAGGGGATTCCACAGGTACCATAAATGTGAGCACCGGGGCAGCTATCGTGGCAGCGGCCTGCGGCGTCCCGGTCGCCAAGCATGGGAACTACTCAATCACATCAAAATCAGGGAGCGCCGATGTGCTCAAAGAACTCGGGGTAAAGATAGACCTTCCTCCGCAGGAAGTGCAGAAGACCATCGAAAAGGTTGGCATCGGGTTCATGCTCGCCCCTGTGTTCCATCCCTCAATGAAACGTGTGGCACAGATAAGGCGCGATCTTGGATTCAGAACGGTTTTCAATATCCTGGGACCGCTCACCAATCCTGCAAACGCAAAGGCACAGGTAATCGGTGTTTTTGACAAGTCCCTGTGCGAACCCGTGGCGAACGTGCTTGGCATTCTTGGAACTGAAAGAGCGCTTGTAGTTCACGGAAGCGGTATGGATGAGATATCGAACACAGGTGAAACTCAGATAGTGGAATTGAACGGGGGACGGCTGACAAAATTTATTGTGACGCCCGAGAAGCTTGGCATAAGGCGCGCCTCGGGTAGCGAGATAGCTGGCGGAACCCCTGAGGAGAATGCGAAGGATATCGTAGAAGTATTGAAGGGTAAGAAAGGTCCAAAACGGGACATCATTGCTATCAATGCGGGGGCAGCTCTTCTGGTCAGTGGAAAAGCAGAAACCCTCGCGTCCGGGATAGCACTGGCGAATCAGGCTATCGATAGCGGCAAAGCCCTGGAAAAGCTGAAAGACTTTGTGAACGCAGCAGGTGACCCGGAAAAGCTTGCACGGTTTTTGTGA